The sequence GGCCTGCGAGACGATCCGTGCGATGAAGGACGCAGGTGCGGACGCGGTGAAGCTGCAGACCTACACGCCGGACACGATGACGATCGACTGCGATCGCCCGGAATTCCGCGTGGGCAAGGGCTCGCTCTGGGAAGGCCGGACGCTCTACGAACTCTATGGAGAAGCGTTCACTCCTTGGGAGTGGCAGCCGAAATTGAAGGAACTCGCTGAGGAACTGGGAATGGATTGTTTCTCCACGCCGTTCGATGCAACAGCGGTGGATTTTCTGGAGCGGACGGGCATGCCGGCCTATAAGATCGCCTCGTTTGAGGTGGTCGATCTCCCGCTCATCGAACGCACCGCCAGAACGGGCAAGCCGCTGATCATTTCGACGGGCATGGCGACGGAACAGGAGATCCGCGAAGCGGTGGATTGCGCGCGCCGGTCGGGCAATGGACACATCGTCCTGCTCAAATGCACCAGCGCCTATCCGGCGGCACCCGACGAGATGAACCTGCGAACGATCCCCGACATGGCGCAGCGCTTCAATGTTCCGGTGGGGTTATCGGATCATTCGCTCTCTCCGACGGTCCCCGCGACCGCAGTGGCATTGGGGGCCTGCCTCATCGAGAAGCACTTCTGCCTCTCTAGGAAAGAGAAGGGACCGGACACAGCATTCTCACTCGAGCCACAGGAGTTTCGCACCATGGTGGACGCGGTGCGAATGACGGAACGCGCTTTGGGGTCTGTCTCCTATACGCCAGGCGCGAAGGAGAAGACGAGTCTCACCTTCCGCCGATCACTCTTCGTGGTGGAAGATATCGCGGGGGGAGAGACGTTCACGGAACGGAATATTCGCTCCATCCGGCCGTCTCACGGACTGCCACCCAAGGAAATCACGCAGGTAATCGGCCGCAGAGCGAAAAAAGCACTGAAGAAGGGGACTCCCCTGTCCTGGGAGGACGTAGGGTAAGCCTTCCTCTGCTACCATCTCTGCACAAAATCATGAATATCCTCTTCAAATCTTTTGACGGCGACCCAACCGAGAGAGCCCTTCTGGAGGCCGCGTTCCGGAATACGCGTCTAGGCAACTGCATCTCGATCGCCAACGACCCTTCTGTCCTGCCCAAACTGACCGCGCAGGAACACCGGTGGATGTCCGCAGGAAATCTGCGCTGTGGACACTATCCGGACGTGGACTGGAGCACCATTTTGCCCATCGATGAACCGCTCCTCGAAGCCATGCGCCACTGCGAGGCACAGTGTCTGCGGATGCTGGAGCGGTATGCCTTCCCGCAGGATATCCCGTTCGAGGAACGCAAGCGGCAGTATTTGCGCCACCTTCAGTACTGGAATCACGTTCTCGGGACCGAAAAGATCGACCTCGTGCTCATGAACCATGTGCCGCACCAGTGCTACGACTACGTCATCTACCATTTGAGCAAAATGAAAGGCATCCCCGTGCTCTACATCGACCGCATGCTCACAACGGATTCCGTCTTCATGGTCTCGGATTGGGAGGAATCGTCTCCCGAAATCCGCGATCACTACCGGGAGGTCCGCGAGCGCTACACGCAAACGGCGGAGCCGATCACGCTCTCGGAGAATTACGAGTATCTCTACAGCTACTACCTGCAGAAGAGGCCGACCCCGTGGTACAAACCGGGCAAAAATCCTGATTCCCGCCGCGGGTTTATATCCAAGTGGTATGGCAGAGCGGCGAAGCTGCTCTTCCGCGATCCGGCAAAATTGTTCACTGCGCTTCTTTCGCCCGAAACATGGAGACGAAAATTGGCCGAGCATCGAACATTCCAATTCTACGAACGACATGTGCAGACGCCTGACCTCTCGGCGCGGTACTTCTACTTCCCTCTGCAGTATCAGCCCGAAGCCAGCACCAATCCTGTCGCCGGCGCGTTCACGGATCAGGAACTCTCCATCCAGCTCCTCGCATCGTGCCTTCCTTCAGGGATCCGCCTCTACGTAAAGGAGCACCCTCGGCAGGGGG is a genomic window of Candidatus Peribacter riflensis containing:
- a CDS encoding pseudaminic acid synthase: MKDAVIINGTSIGPGHPVYIVAELSANHGQDFDRACETIRAMKDAGADAVKLQTYTPDTMTIDCDRPEFRVGKGSLWEGRTLYELYGEAFTPWEWQPKLKELAEELGMDCFSTPFDATAVDFLERTGMPAYKIASFEVVDLPLIERTARTGKPLIISTGMATEQEIREAVDCARRSGNGHIVLLKCTSAYPAAPDEMNLRTIPDMAQRFNVPVGLSDHSLSPTVPATAVALGACLIEKHFCLSRKEKGPDTAFSLEPQEFRTMVDAVRMTERALGSVSYTPGAKEKTSLTFRRSLFVVEDIAGGETFTERNIRSIRPSHGLPPKEITQVIGRRAKKALKKGTPLSWEDVG
- a CDS encoding capsular polysaccharide biosynthesis protein encodes the protein MNILFKSFDGDPTERALLEAAFRNTRLGNCISIANDPSVLPKLTAQEHRWMSAGNLRCGHYPDVDWSTILPIDEPLLEAMRHCEAQCLRMLERYAFPQDIPFEERKRQYLRHLQYWNHVLGTEKIDLVLMNHVPHQCYDYVIYHLSKMKGIPVLYIDRMLTTDSVFMVSDWEESSPEIRDHYREVRERYTQTAEPITLSENYEYLYSYYLQKRPTPWYKPGKNPDSRRGFISKWYGRAAKLLFRDPAKLFTALLSPETWRRKLAEHRTFQFYERHVQTPDLSARYFYFPLQYQPEASTNPVAGAFTDQELSIQLLASCLPSGIRLYVKEHPRQGERCRSEDFYRSLLEIPSVTFVPKGFDTYELMDKAIAVASGVGTALFEGMIRHKPGIMFGHYFYQYAPGIHTVHSVEDCRRAVDSILRGEGLPTEWDVRMFLKAMDECSTPSAGLPALSPHEKRSDAEKVELMGAMVARSILTLPARKQ